One genomic region from Paramicrobacterium agarici encodes:
- a CDS encoding DUF4262 domain-containing protein: MTESDTAQTQAWLDQEDRHVALTIRKYGCLVQYVSTPAKTPSFGYTVGLFGLGHPELIVFGMTRNAAAYTLNWFFDRIRDGEDLMPGQVLRPDDKAPRFLVEKFPNPAEYLFSANRHYDRPDFLSVPAYQLTWDDNGAFPGEDGYTKPAWLQPRPGA; encoded by the coding sequence ATGACTGAATCCGACACAGCACAGACGCAAGCCTGGCTCGACCAAGAAGACCGCCACGTCGCCCTCACGATTCGCAAATACGGCTGCCTCGTGCAGTACGTCTCGACACCAGCGAAGACACCATCGTTCGGCTACACCGTTGGGCTCTTCGGCCTCGGGCATCCGGAGCTGATCGTCTTCGGCATGACACGGAACGCTGCCGCGTACACGCTGAATTGGTTCTTCGACCGGATCCGCGACGGTGAAGATCTCATGCCGGGACAAGTGCTCAGGCCCGATGACAAAGCACCACGGTTCCTCGTCGAGAAGTTTCCCAACCCCGCCGAATACCTCTTCTCGGCAAATCGGCACTACGATCGACCCGATTTTCTGAGCGTACCCGCCTATCAGCTGACATGGGACGACAACGGAGCGTTCCCGGGGGAGGATGGCTACACGAAACCCGCCTGGCTGCAGCCGCGCCCTGGCGCATAG